The following are encoded in a window of Psilocybe cubensis strain MGC-MH-2018 chromosome 4, whole genome shotgun sequence genomic DNA:
- a CDS encoding Histone H3 encodes MARTKCFAHKSTSGKKPRSSGSEPMSSGSEPKSSESPPPKVKKPIVESTGRRTNSDSRWARKTVNQNRPDPSKVVTARKMANKRRFRPGTVALREIRQYMNSTELLIRKLPFQRLVREIATHFKPDLRFTPTALLALQEATEDYIVSVFEDTNMAAIHAKRVTIMKRDLFLARRIRGDLTRFGMA; translated from the exons ATGGCTCGTACTAAATGCTTCGCGCACAAGTCCACTAGTG GCAAGAAGCCCAGGTCGAGCGGATCAGAGCCAATGTCGAGTGGATCAGAACCCAAGTCGAGTGAATCACCACCACCCAAGGTCAAAAAACCGATTGTCGAGTCTACTGGCCGTCGGACAAATTCCGATTCTCGTTGGGCGCGTAAAACA GTTAACCAAAATCGTCCTGATCCATCAAAGGTCGTGACAGCCAGAAAAATGGCCAACAAGCGTCGTTTCCGTCCCGGGACCGTCGCCCTTCGCGAGATACGGCAATATATGAACTCCACCGAACTGTTGATACGGAAACTACCTTTCCAACGACTGGTCCGGGAAATCGCAACTCATTTCAAG CCCGATCTTCGTTTCACGCCCACCGCGTTACTTGCCCTTCAAGAGGCTACAGAAGACTACATCGTCAGTGTATTTGAGGACACAAATATGGCCGCCATTCATGCCAAACGGGTGACGATAATGAAAAGGGACTTGTTTCTTGCTCGCAGAATCCGAGGGGACTTGACAAGGTTTGGGATGGCATGA
- a CDS encoding Response regulator mcs4 produces MAGPHTLPAVRMTAEGEILIQEGVSLELPARSKFGVSYAPSEGHRNTVMEGLQQSRSTLPPITNSSDDEQHDSEAEDVAGNTTSPTWKVAPPPTSPTAQVPMRSFADVPAPGISRALSMPLPSQLSQLQNPHRPGRSDSYKTSSLSRSSQDDQVREVSVELADSIQLVIQTMLQISPPQVLDPAKEQFSACALSVPTSSMSAMFTAMKNINYISANMSALCEQASASTSRPMGQENPPSPIPTITKVDTDNEFDIGEMLQCVGDALSGAAAHAGVDLVLYHGDVGLKHVYVSGNESGISFALSHVVRQVLNTAERGDSIEIGLLVSAVSNSLADHDGPTESPPVDDMLSAAPLESNGPVKVKLRISHKYAPLDTHQDTDRPHDVVTTETRVQPTFSTLLLRRILKQIDGKLTADLPPPEAFTSGRTCDLEMVLNRAPVPAQPIPLQPFDDGVNPEPTLEQLSSFGETLKGRKVKLYASAKGSFAHHLTSYLTAWGMDVTHVSPDGQVDGLTDATPSGQEESLLTSQSPLLPTYAGDTIPNLQIKPDTSAPVPATPNFIFIDDDIDILKERLQALRFENQPTMVNNSRKRPSLSSNHRPKSSPAMARLATFQSNFMRSPPVVIMHFTSLSNYKLVRDVMQSIMHSYAVTSTPLPEVMIIPKPAGPRRFLTALHTAVTKPIVDPLFMPIATSPMSPGTPNASGSFFSPALSEHSNIGPNPDSNPSSQAQSPLVKNLSRPAGSARNNSDRSARSSDSVGNGPSILPPSPLALPDNVEYFSVAAQKLGTSPSSGLVIQSPDGQTAGIYFHPRSKSGSKHPVTHSMERDKGQLVVPGPRRVSVSRVSSDGKKDDNVSFSSLHEAHQLAGQEEAKPVASSSTMDPSPNRSTEDQREQPSFAASILSPVPRKASDEIRKLASAGSAPTEGTPSIRRTAKRSETKDGTPVAGAKQKGKVMGSDNVVPPISVLIVDDNPINQTILSTFMRRKRIKYDLASNGQEAVQKWRTGGFHLILMDIQMPIMDGIQATKEIRRLEKLNAASGYPPLSPTMTDEGNTSISSGASSTSETRSFNSPYRSSVIIVALTASSLQTDRVAALAAGCNDFLTKPVSLLWLNNKIIEWGSIKALQMWADLRPDGVRSVSSGLEAQARNVAEKLHVPVKERPSPSSSSTRRSTSALEDNAAALALASSSGTSHNLSNVPPSPLSSSFMVPDRPRSRSSNISTSGQNSRSTSFDTARSSFETRTSIEMDQDSTPKPSTPETKTKYRESGMQQKRSTPPINLEHTDDSLQTCSPSTSTASKAIKAEENGFSKPVDADEQSTSPNASVASNDSNGFYS; encoded by the exons ATGGCGGGCCCCCACACACTCCCAGCCGTGCGCATGACAGCAGAAGGCGAAATCCTCATCCAAGAAGGCGTTTCTCTTGAGCTTCCGGCAAGAAGCAAATTCGGTGTATCGTACGCTCCATCAGAAGGCCATCGAAACACTGTCATGGAGGGTCTGCAGCAGTCGCGCTCTACGCTGCCGCCAATAACCAATTCCTCAGACGATGAACAGCACGATTCAGAAGCAGAGGATGTAGCAGGGAATACTACTAGTCCTACTTGGAAAGTCGCGCCTCCACCGACGTCGCCCACCGCTCAAGTACCTATGAGGTCATTTGCTGACGTCCCAGCGCCTGGCATATCTCGAGCCCTCTCCATGCCCCTGCCTTCGCAGCTCAGTCAGCTTCAGAACCCACACCGGCCAGGTCGATCTGACTCTTACAAAACATCGTCCCTTTCACGCTCGTCACAAGATGATCAAGTCCGGGAAGTCTCTGTAGAATTGGCGGATTCGATCCAGTTGGTTATCCAGACCATGCTTCAGATATCCCCCCCACAGGTTTTGGATCCAGCGAAAGAGCAGTTCTCAGCATGCGCACTGTCAGTCCCGACTTCATCTATGTCCGCCATGTTCACAGCGATGAAAAACATTAATTACATATCCGCAAATATGTCTGCCTTGTGTGAACAAGCGAGTGCCAGCACTTCTCGTCCTATGGGTCAAGAAAATCCCCCTTCCCCCATCCCAACTATCACAAAAGTTGATACCGACAACGAGTTTGACATTGGAGAAATGCTGCAGTGCGTAGGCGATGCCTTGAGTGGTGCTGCAGCTCATGCAGGAGTTGATCTGGTCCTCTATCACGGAGATGTAGGCTTGAAGCATGTTTATGTTTCCGGAAACGAAAGCGGGATATCATTCGCACTGTCTCAT GTTGTTCGTCAAGTTTTAAACACTGCAGAGCGAGGGGATTCTATTGAGATTGGACTTCTCGTCAGTGCTGTATCAAACTCATTGGCAGACCACGACGGCCCTACGGAAAGTCCTCCTGTAGACGACATGCTCAGCGCCGCGCCTCTGGAATCCAATGGTCCCGTCAAGGTCAAGCTCCGAATCTCACACAAGTACGCTCCTTTGGACACGCATCAAGATACAGATCGTCCACATGATGTTGTAACCACTGAGACAAGAGTACAGCCGACCTTCTCTACTCTTCTTTTGCGACGTATTCTCAAGCAGATCGATGGCAAGTTAACTGCGGACCTTCCTCCCCCAGAAGCGTTTACTAGTGGTCGTACTTGTGATCTCGAAATGGTTCTCAATCGAGCTCCTGTGCCAGCACAGCCGATTCCCCTTCAGCCGTTTGACGATGGTGTTAACCCAGAACCTACTCTAGAGCAGCTTTCTTCATTCGGAGAGACTTTGAAGGGTAGGAAAGTGAAGCTTTATGCCAGCGCAAAAGGTTCCTTCGCACATCATTTGACGAGCTATTTGACTGCATGGGGTATGGATGTCACGCATGTGTCGCCAGACGGCCAAGTGGATGGACTAACGGATGCAACTCCATCCGGGCAAGAAGAATCACTTCTAACTTCTCAGAGTCCACTTCTGCCTACATATGCAGGAGATACCATCCCAAATCTTCAAATTAAGCCTGATACCAGTGCCCCTGTACCTGCGACTCCaaacttcatcttcattgaTGACGATATCGATATTCTGAAAGAGCGCCTGCAGGCTCTTCGATTCGAAAACCAGCCAACTATGGTCAACAACTCTAGAAAGCGGCCGTCGTTATCATCCAACCATCGCCCTAAATCCTCTCCAGCCATGGCTCGTCTCGCAACCTTTCAGAGCAACTTTATGCGGTCACCGCCAGTGGTGATAATGCACTTTACGAGCTTATCGAACTACAAGTTGGTGAGAGATGTCATGCAATCTATCATGCATTCGTATGCTGTTACCTCTACACCCCTACCCGAAGTCATGATCATACCCAAACCTGCGGGGCCTCGTCGCTTTTTGACTGCACTACACACCGCTGTCACTAAACCCATTGTCGATCCATTGTTCATGCCAATCGCGACGTCTCCAATGAGCCCTGGTACACCCAACGCATCGGGATCTTTCTTCTCTCCTGCTCTCAGTGAGCACAGCAATATTGGGCCCAATCCAGATAGCAATCCCTCTTCTCAAGCCCAGTCTCCATTGGTGAAAAACTTGAGCAGGCCGGCTGGAAGTGCACGTAACAACTCAGATCGTTCTGCGCGATCCAGTGATAGCGTTGGAAACGGGCCGTCCATTCTACCACCCTCACCTCTTGCTTTGCCCGATAATGTTGAATACTTCTCCGTCGCGGCACAGAAACTGGGAACTTCTCCGTCATCAGGCCTTGTAATCCAAAGTCCTGATGGACAGACCGCAGGAATTTATTTCCACCCTCGAAGTAAATCAGGAAGCAAACACCCAGTAACTCATTCCATGGAACGAGACAAAGGGCAGCTTGTCGTCCCTGGTCCTCGCAGAGTATCAGTATCTCGGGTTTCTTCGGACGGGAAAAAGGATGACAATGTGTCTTTCTCGTCTTTGCACGAAGCACATCAGTTGGCTGGTCAGGAGGAAGCCAAACCAGTGGCTAGTAGTTCGACTATGGACCCTTCGCCTAACAGGTCAACCGAGGATCAGCGCGAACAACCTTCTTTTGCAGCTAGTATCCTTTCTCCTGTGCCTCGAAAAGCCAGCGATGAGATCCGTAAACTTGCATCAGCTGGTAGTGCGCCTACCGAGGGCACACCATCTATACGGCGAACAGCCAAACGCAGTGAAACCAAGGACGGGACTCCTGTGGCAGGGGCTAAGCAAAAGGGGAAAGTAATGGGTTCTGATAATGTTGTTCCTCCAATTAGTGTACTCATTGTTGACG ATAACCCCATCAATCAAACGATTCTGTCGACCTTCATGCGGCGGAAAAGGATCAAATATGATTTAGCTAGTAATGGGCAAGAAGCAGTGCAAAAGTGGCGCACAGGAGGGTTCCATTTGATTTTG ATGGATATTCAAATGCCAATCATGGATGGCATTCAGGCGACAAAAGAGATCAGGCGTTTGGAAAAGTTGAACGCCGCGTCAGGATACCCCCCATTATCGCCAACCATGACAGATGAAGGAAATACTTCAATTTCCTCTGGAGCTTCATCAACCTCAGAGACGCGATCCTTCAATTCCCCGTATCGGTCATCCGTTATCATCGTGGCTCTTACTGCATCGTCTCTCCAGACCGATCGTGTAGCTGCACTAGCAGCTGGTTGCAATGATTTCCTAACAAAGCCTGTGTCATTATTGTGGCTAAACAACAAGATCATTGAATGGGGTTCAATTAAGGCTCTACAGATGTGGGCAGACCTCCGACCGGATGGAGTGCGCTCGGTGTCGAGTGGCCTTGAAGCCCAAGCCAGGAATGTCGCAGAAAAACTTCATGTACCAGTCAAAGAACGCCCCTCGCCTAGTTCATCATCAACGCGACGATCGACCAGTGCCTTAGAGGACAATGCTGCCGCTCTTGCATTAGCATCATCTTCTGGGACAAGTCACAATCTCTCAAATGTCCCACCGTCTCCGCTATCTTCCTCGTTCATGGTCCCAGATAGGCCCAGGAGCAGGTCTTCTAATATATCAACATCGGGTCAGAATTCGAGATCAACATCTTTTGACACCGCTCGCAGTTCCTTTGAGACCAGGACGAGTATAGAAATGGATCAAG ATTCGACGCCGAAGCCCAGCACACCAGAGACCAAGACCAAATACCGGGAGTCCGGCATGCAACAAAAGCGATCCACGCCACCCATCAACCTGGAGCATACCGATGACTCTTTGCAGACATGTAGTCCCTCTACATCAACAGCTTCGAAAGCCATTAAAGCAGAGGAAAACGGGTTCTCAAAACCCGTCGATGCAGACGAGCAAAGCACTTCTCCAAATGCATCAGTAGCATCAAACGACTCAAACGGTTTTTATTCATGA
- a CDS encoding Serrate RNA effector molecule-like protein (Serrate RNA effector molecule homolog): MSSWSSSYPPPPRRSRSRSPPSRGYSSGRPPYSDTYSENYRPDWDGRDTYDRDRWHDRERPYDYGRRGRSRSPPVDETGRKRRRSMSPYDRERYDPRPRYNDDYDGHSRHGYSSPRRHQPYPPSRRSPPDPHTFDFPATLKQYADWFRYFYPTQAMEEDNADKAAEQEAGDGSKPRNGIRSRWEKYKKEFAANQLQTMFEHHRKSPWFAEKYDPAPEFESLRARVRKEGWKGRLNSFLDDLESGKFDPNLREPEAEPSSPVKESANGDAAPADDTKAVPSADDDMQFNVDGDEDAGDQEANRPDANGKTFFDNKRGNRGEEVSVEAEGNQVMIRTIPPDIGRVKLEEACSKVPGYVYLALGDPLQKRNYYRAGWLRFRDDADMAAVVTELSEKKIEGFKLHVTHNTRPFVNKVRYTPEVASRPERLEKDLENAKTLAGILEEQAAKLRAMNTSAPPVSANKNGDASKAEDQDAPMAPPVEEEEPEPEPEPRESGSAAVERRIEKVMTDMREQGLVDANDEKAYREKKVVVSLDLYLAYLRAAFHTCYYCAVVTDHLEELQRKCLKHERKPLSKALLEELKLAEAEKEKKNQEQDQDKEMPVDGAEDKTKVKEKEKENGKVKHDSRDWKRNDERWLEWLDSKVALLINRDGVDPRAYGGKSYEEELSKAVEPFLKQEDEGKFRCKTCQKLFKATSFVEKHIANKHPELVKSLDEIPYFNNFALDPHRIQPFAHPPATVGNSSQAPPPQAYGIQGPSPFHAGGGDYGRGIPYFAGNMTFPPGGHPPYYWDPSHPAGYPPGMYPARRDDTNSNRRLSDRISGFAPESAIIPAAAGLPPKPTPAALDSALVSGNPAMNRRNNRNNSLSSGPPPPPPPDAKEDPRAAGGKRVSYHDMDLVAEGDVELMY, from the exons ATGTCTTCCTGGTCCTCGTCgtatcctcctcctccacgtCGTTCTCGCTCGCGCTCTCCTCCCAGCCGTGGCTACTCGTCTGGTAGACCACCCTATTCTGACACTTATTCAGAGAACTATAGACCCGACTGGGATGGCAGGGATACCTATGACAGGGACAGATGGCACGACCGAGAAAGACCATACGACTATGGGAGGCGTGGCAGGAGCCGTAGTCCTCCCGTAGACGAGA CTGGCAGGAAGCGAAGGAGATCGATGTCTCCATACGACAGGGAGCGGTATGACCCACGACCTCGATACAACGACGACTACG atggtcactctcGCCACGGTTACTCTTCACCTCGAAGACATCAACCGTATCCTCCTTCAAGAAGATCCCCCCCAGACCCACACACCTTCGATTTCCCGGCAACGCTCAAGCAGTATGCCGACTGGTTCCGTTACTTCTATCCAACTCAAGCAATGGAAGAAGACAACGCAGACAAAGCCGCTGAGCAAGAGGCCGGTGACGGTTCCAAACCCCGTAATGGCATCAGAAGTCGGTGGGAAAAATATAAGAAAGAGTTTGCCGCAAACCAG CTTCAAACTATGTTTGAACATCACAGGAAATCACCTTGGTTTGCCGAAAAGTATGATCCAGCACCAGAATTCGAGTCGTTGCGCGCACGTGTGAGAAAAGAAGGCTGGAAAGGTCGTTTAAATAGCTTCCTCGATGACCTCGAATCCGGGAAATTTGACCCAAATTTGCGTGAACCTGAGGCAGAGCCTTCATCTCCTGTGAAGGAGAGCGCGAACGGAGATGCTGCCCCTGCCGATGATACCAAAGCTGTCCCAAGTGCGGATGACGATATGCAGTTCAATGTTGATGGAGATGAGGATGCTGGCGACCAGGAGGCTAACCGCCCAGATGCCAATGGGAAAACCTTTTTTGACAACAAGCGTGGTAAcagaggagaggaggtgTCTGTAGAGGCGGAAGGCAATCAAGTTATGATTAGGACTATACCGCCAGACATTGGCCGCGTCAAGTTGGAAGAG GCTTGCTCGAAAGTTCCGGGGTATGTTTACCTTGCCTTGGGTGATCCTCTCCAAAAGCGTAATTATTATCGAGCGGGTTGGTTGAGGTTCAGAGATGATGCAGATATGGCTGCCGTCGTCACCGAGTTGTCTGAGAAGAAA ATCGAAGGCTTTAAGTTGCATGTAACGCATAACACTCGGCCATTTGTAAACAAAGTTCGTTATACACCCGAAGTGGCCAGTCGGCCAGAACGTTTAGAAAAGGATTTGGAGAACGCCAAAACTCTTGCGGGTATACTCGAAGAACAGGCTGCCAAATTGCGTGCCATGAACACTTCCGCCCCGCCAGTTTCCGCGAACAAAAATGGTGACGCTTCGAAGGCAGAAGACCAAGACGCCCCCATGGCGCCCCctgtagaagaagaagaaccgGAACCGGAACCGGAACCAAGGGAGTCAGGGAGTGCGGCGGTCGAAAGAAGGATAGAAAAGGTCATGACAGACATGCGAGAACAGGGCCTTGTTGATGCCAATGATGAAAAGGCCTATCGCGAGAAAAAG GTTGTAGTTTCCCTGGATTTATATCTTGCATATTTGCGAGCTGCCTTCCATACCTGCTATTATTGCGCCGTTGTAACCGATCATCTTGAAGAACTTCAACGCAAATGCTTGAAGCATGAGCGgaagccattgtcaaaggcaCTATTGGAAGAGCTTAAACTTGCAGAAgctgagaaagagaagaagaatcaAGAACAGGACCAAGACAAAGAGATGCCTGTTGATGGTGCTGAAGATAAAACCAAggtgaaagagaaggagaaagaaaatgggAAAGTGAAGCATGATTCCAGGGATTGGAAGCGTAATG ACGAAAGATGGCTTGAATGGCTAGACTCAAAAGTCGCTCTTCTCATCAACCGAGATGGAGTGGACCCACGTGCTTACGGCGGCAAGAGTTACGAGGA GGAATTGAGCAAAGCTGTAGAGCCTTTCCTGAAACAGGAAGATGAGGGTAAATTCAGGTGTAAAACTTGTCAAAAACTTTTCAAAGCTACTTCCTTCGTTGAGAAGCATATTGCAAACAAGCATCCCGAATTGGTTAAGTCGTTGGACGAG ATTCCTTATTTCAATAACTTTGCTTTGGATCCTCATCGCATTCAACCTTTCGCACACCCTCCTGCTACTGTCGGCAACAGTAGCCaggctcctcctcctcaggCGTATGGTATCCAAGGACCATCGCCTTTCCATGCCGGAGGCGGTGATTACGGCCGTGGTATTCCTTATTTTGCAGGAAATATGACATTCCCACCTGGTGGTCACCCACCCTACTATTGGGATCCTTCCCATCCGGCCGGTTATCCTCCTGGAATGTACCCAGCAAGGCGAGATGATACCAATTCTAACAGGAGATTAAGTGACCGTATAAGCGGCTTTGCTCCTGAGAGTGCCATCATTCCTGCAGCTGCTGGGTTGCCTCCTAAACCTACGCCTGCTGCGCTAGATTCAGCACTTGTTAGTGGGAATCCAGCAATGAACAGAAGGAACAACAGGAACAATAGTCTGTCATCTGGcccgcctcctccacctcccccTGACGCCAAAGAAGATCCCCGAGCAGCAGGGGGCAAGAGGGTAAGCTACCATGATATGGATCTGGTTGCTGAG GGTGACGTTGAGCTGATGTATTAA
- a CDS encoding Pre-rRNA-processing protein ESF2: MLDEPKTNQKNVLKSLSADESPEAGPSRVSSEEPTEEEHSQGEEEDRQTEEEDGSEDEFDGMDPEGFSGERTLKPLTPEALAAFKAAQDRAGVIYISRIPPGMRPAKVRHLMSAYGAVGRVYLQQEDAKRAYLRRKFTSTKKAHYTEGWVEFKDKKVARSVAEMLNAQPIGGKKGTRWRDDIWTMKYLPRFKWYMLTEQVAHEAAVHTAKLRVELSQSKSEQQQYLKNVELARVLEKRAAKKKEKGEEFELKPNPQPKKRRHEGEQKEHTVKKKKEIPLDSVLNSIF; encoded by the exons ATGCTAGACGAACCGAAAACCAACCAAAAGAATGTTTTAAAGTCACTTTCAGCCGACGAATCCCCAGAAGCTGGCCCGTCTCGAGTTTCAAGCGAAGAACCGACTGAAGAAGAGCATTCACAaggcgaagaggaagataggcaaacggaagaagaagatgggaGTGAAGATGAGTTTGATGGCATGGATCCGGAAGGCTTTTCTGGAGAACGAACGTTGAAGCCTTTGACTCCGGAAGCGTTGGCTGCATTTAAAGCTGCCCAAGATCGCGCAGGCGTCATCTACATATCCAGGATTCCCCCTGGTATGCGGCCCGCCAAAGTTCGCCATCTCATGAGTGCATATGGTGCTGTTGGTCGTGTGTATCTCCAGCAAGAAG ACGCCAAACGGGCATATCTGCGTCGCAAATTCACCTCAACGAAAAAGGCGCATTACACTGAAGGCTGGGTAGAATTCAAAGATAAAAAGGTTGCTCGTAGTGTCGCAGAAATGCTGAACGCGCAGCCCATCGGTGGGAAGAAGGGAACCAGATGGCGCGATGATATTTGGACGATGAAGTATTTGCCAAGATTCAAGTGGTACATGCTGACGGAGCAAGTTG CCCATGAAGCTGCTGTGCACACGGCTAAGCTGCGTGTGGAGCTGTCACAATCAAAGAGTGAGCAACAACAATACTTGAAGAACGTGGAGCTAGCTCGTGTTTTGGAAAAGCGGGCAgccaagaagaaagaaaagggcGAGGAATTTGAACTAAAACCCAACCCGCAACCAAAGAAGCGGCGCCATGAAGGGGAACAAAAAGAGCACACCGttaagaagaaaaaggagatcCCTTTAGATAGTGTACTTAACAGTATATTCTAA